A region of the Ischnura elegans chromosome 11, ioIscEleg1.1, whole genome shotgun sequence genome:
GTTGTCCACAGCCTTTGGCAACAGGGTAAACTGGCAGTCAATTGAAGCACTTGCCTCAAAGTTTCTGCGGTTTAAAAATGCAGCATTGTTGACCTaaacatcatttgtaattttgattcatactGGCATCaactttacaaaaataaaattttgcgacacaatttttctccattctgTATAGGATCCTAATTTAAACAGCAATTGGCTACATTTGTACAGTCGCctgcaaaaaatttttattggaaCAATTTTGCATACTATGAGTTATTGCAGAGCCAAACAAAAATGATGTTTCAGATAGACTTGATATATTTTGTGGAATCTTATGCTTCCATAATTTGGTATAATGTGCATTGCTCGTtttaaattacattcattttcaCCATTATCTAGGAGCATCGGTTTggactgaataaaatattaacaacattATAATTATTAGACAGAATTGTAATTATCTAATTtcacaaaatacataatatttccCCTGACCCTATAgcaagaaatcatgaaaaatcccaaatgcatattattttaacataaataatataagcaGAGATGAAAATAACTCACAAGAGTAAATAAGAGCAGGGAATATTTGCTCATTTCTTTCCTGAGCAGTCTCTACAAGGATTCGCAGAGGTCCATTAGGAGTAAGGACAGCAACAAGATCTGAAAAGAAATGGAATCAAATATGTAAGCCatgtatttgattttaattgatttttttagtgaGCAGAACTGTTTTACTGCCACACCATTTTGAATAGGATGTGGAATTACTACCACTTTTGTTTTCAGGAAGTTTACTTGACTTGAGACTTATAAGTATCTCTAGTCCATGCTTCTAGATTTTTTCACAAAGGTGAAGATATGTTTGGGCATAAAACTATGGTATAACTATCTGGattgaacattttttaataaatgaaaatatactaaTTCAATATTTCGGTAATTCTAAAATGTTAGGCTGATAAATTGACTTGACTTTAATTGATAAGTTCACTTGATGAAAAAGGACAGTGATCTCATGTGACAATTTAAGAACTAGCTCCAGGAAAGAAATTATCTATCGTTCatcgaagagtaaaaaaatgagcattgcaTCAATGCAATTAACCAATCAATCAAGCAAtcaatgcaatagggtagtttccttcatcaaagaaaacgaaaggcattgattgcgattcgttacccaccactagtgtattcataatatacaaattatttcgttttagaaataccggtttagaagaaaggcaatggtccatttttatcctcatttgaaaagggccagattggcgcccatgcgatgccactccacgtgatgtcacagggacctagtttctacacgagaagataggagttatacatcgtctgaggttaccaatgcatgcatgaggcgcagagctcagggaaacatgtcttaataatcacttattgaaactggctaaggtcggaaagttttcttcatttgataaggtattaataatcctcatttaagccaagcgctaccagccagcagggtactcagctacccactagcagcctgcgtcgtatcagcgctaagcctcgcctcaaggtcacctcacagggtggcagcgggaaccagaaatacgtcacacagagagatttcccggcattcatacttacgcctcgcattttcgcgtgcatgaaaattttcacttttcatttaatcacgaaaaatagatatcgtcatttaaaaatctaaaagcgtgaaatacgtactccaggagtaataatctttcgatttagggaatgaaaaaataataggaaaccaccctattaagcaCCAAGTCATTAATGTGGCATTCATATTAAAGACTCAAAACATCGATGGCGACACTAACATTATTGGCCAATATGGCTGATGCATCAAGGCTAGTGTTGCAATGATAACATTGGTGTAGGATGAAACGTTGATCCACTgcaaaaaataaagtagaaatgTCACGAACGATTTTTCTTGTTCTTGAGGAGGTGTGTCAATACCTAGGGGCAACGACAAATAGAAAAATTCAGGAAGTGATACGTTATAGCTGAAAAATCCACTACCAGCTCACAGCTATAACTCAAGGGGTTCATAATGACCAAAAATGGGTGACTccaataaaaaaacactattctCAGCCATGTAGAAAAGGAAAAGGGTAATAAGTTGGTTACCTTAAATGCCTTAAATCTACAAACCACTATTACATTATTTGATGAATTGTAGTAATGAATAGCAACTAAAAGAcattatacataaatatgaatgcataaaatatattacagcaTACTCCGGCCTATCCgcgctaatgatggggagagacggcacgaataatcagaaagcacggataacccaaactttcactctAATGtcttataatgttcataatttacgtacaacaaataatatattattatttatgcagttattctgttattttagagtgctttccGGATTCATttagagctttcttcgccagttcgcaatcttttcAGAGGCGATAAtgtggttgtactcgtattactAATGCTCCGTGTAAGGcctagtttcgaaaaccacacatccgtggctttgtgatcatggatacagaaaagcgGTTAGCACGAACGCTACAAAACATGCTcaatgtcggaaactacactgtcaggcaccacgccacctACTCGCGTCacacacaagttgcccgggttgcaactgctgcgggacgtgtattcGTGATCACGGTGTGTGGTCGTGCCCTCCGAGActaggaaaacaggaacatggtgcccctgtgaatgcagctagcacgtgatCGCTTCCGTGTAActaaggggattctaacggaaataataagcttGGTGAATCcttgcattaatgcagtaattccggtgattttgcatctaattttatttttttataaagatcgtggaaaatattgagcaagagtgaagATTAgtcacggataatccacaacacggataTGCCACAGCCGATTATCGTGAGTCTGCTGTACTTAACACGTTATGATAGCTGAACACAAACAATATAACAAGAGAAATCACAAAACACCTAACAATGCCagtgatttgtcaacgtggtttcctatGGTAATTGCTTGGTATCCTTGGAGCTCTATTTCCGAATTTGATGGATAGTTGGCGTTTCACTGAATTCTCGAATTACCCTCCCCAACATGAAAGGTGGTCAGAATTATTTTGCCTGCATTCCGAGTGTGCATATGAGCATCCCTTTACACATTCTATCATATGAATGATCACTAGGCAAGTGATCAAATGAAtacctataaaataaatttcatataaatattagacTTGATTCGTATTATCTTTGTgagtgagctggtgtggctaaagcaaaaGGGGCTGAGAAGGGGGAAAGTTTCTCGATACGTGACTTTCCCTTCACCGATAAGTAGAAAGCAGGCGTGGCTTAGCGCTTCAGTCGCTCCCAGACCTCTCCCACGATAACATCGTAAATATGTTCGTACGGCAATGAAACCAAACCTCACAAATTCTCTTTCTAGGTCTTTAAGTATGCCTATCAGCAACGGTGCTGGATTCAttgtggtagctgacaatgtcatgtgGGCTTCTGTGAAGGGGTTGTCTTCAATGCCATTCGAATGAGTTAGTATATTGTCCTGGGGCCAGAGCCAAAATACCTCTGGCCACCCATGACTCGCACGTTTCCAGCGACAaactagggcggctatgtacatttggcaatgaaAATCACTATTTTTAGCCCCATTGCAGTCTATAATTgctttaccacaggcatttttatttttattattgatactagatctaaaatgaaacttttaagaTATACATGTTTTTGGCATGACCtgattaaacatatttttttattctgaaaatgtcaatttttgcaaaaaaaatatcaaactttatGGCGTTTGTGCAGTCTTAAGAATTATCTCAATGGCCTAACATTTAATGCCATTTATTCTACTGATAGTACACAACTTTGAATACATACAAGATTTTGATCGGATTCAATTTGCTgtaagaaatcaagaaaatccCTTATTTAGGTTAAGAGGTTATATTTTATACTAGATTTTATGGGCTTTCATGGTTACTTGTCGTAGCTTACACAGTCGGTACAAATGCCACAGCACCCACAGTAGCCATGCTTAAGCTCCCCACCCCACTGGAGTTGCTTCAGGACTGCACTACTGCTTCAATACGTACTCTGGTCCCATAACATATATAGGCAGAGCTCTAATGGATATGTGCATATGTGGAGGCAATTACAGCTTTCTGTAGGCCATTCAATTAATGtcaactataaaaaatatatcttctcATACCATTTCATCATACTTAGTTGATCATGGAAGAGTGACAATCAcggagtatattttttaaacataaaaatagtgGATATTAGCAAGGGTCAGAGTTGGGCGGTGAATTATTTATCAGCAAACCCTAGCATCAAAAAAGTGCCAACACCATTGTGAAACTAAAAATTTGTTAATTAGACTAAACAGGAAGGCAAATCAAAAtagattaaccctttcactgctgtggacgtacctagtacatccgcacggcagactgcggtggacgtactttttcttcctccttgccatgcggtcagcacttccAAGGGTCCCACTAatcaaggaccctttcctcgacgaactcacccatgcaggaccgtctcatcggccctaccagcgggggccctacctccggaaaagtgaccgctctgactgcaatttgaaaatcaatcaatcaatccgatcatcacaatatgattgtctccatcgcactcctgccaatcaagcaatcaagtacatctttgaaacgtgtttctgcgatgaaaaataatgattttgttaactttgatataatggccgttttccggtggtccgcagccacgttttgttgcaaagttaacaaaatcgttatttttttatcgcagagacacggttcaaagacgtacttgattgcttgattggcaggagtgcgatgaaaacaatcatattgtgatgatcggattgattttcaaattgcagtcagagcggtcacttttccggaggtagggaccccgctggtagggccgatgagacgttcctgcgagggtgagttcgtcgaggatagggtcggggattagcgacccttcggagggtgtaccacacccatcctagaagtacctgctccatgggcccaggaaacgcattttaacattttcgccgcatgtgaggagaaggtttccggagattgaacagcagtgaaagggttaaccaaAATTCAACTTTCCTCTAGATAAATTTATTAACATAAACTCACCCCAAACAGATATAACACCAAGGACGAACCAGGTTGTCCACTCAGGAAGGTATTTGATGAAAACTAGAGCCATGAGGGcagcaacaaatattaaatatccCTGCTGCAATCTTAAGGGTCCTTGCCAGTGGATACATATCATGCCAACCACACCAAAATTCCACATCAAAATGGATAAAGATATGTAATCCATAGGAATGTTGTATGCTCTAAGTACTTCCCTGTAAAGTTAAAATATAGTAGAACCTTAGGCCAACCTGGAACTTCTTCCCTTCCCAATGTATAACCAATTACATCTATGCACAGTAAAATTATTCTATCGACACAAATTTGATGACAACAAagcaacaataaaataaataagtatagcACTTACTCCAAGTAGAGGTAAGAAAATATGAAGAGTAACATTAACGATGACACAATTAGCCAGCCATGAATAAtctgaaaaagaataaatattttttccagaatgGTGTAGATAAATGGCAAATTTTTAATGTATGTTGTAGTATGATTGTATACAATGCAAATCATCATTACTTAATAGTATATTGAAAGCTTATATCAGCTAAGAAGTTGCAATTTTGACATAGGCATGGTCAGGATTATTACCAGGAGGGGCCTTGGGTCCTTCCCAGCAACTATTCATTTTGATTAGGatggctgcccccccccccccctcctctcccctgGATGGATACCCATTGGCTAAGTTATAACTTTAATGCTATATTACatctgaaataattcattaacttgAATAGCCAATTATTAACTTAGTTACCTTATAGCACATATACTTGTAAAGCACTATCAGGATAACTGTCATGAGTACGATGACACCCATTAGAATCATGGAATTGGCGACAGCATTCCACACTTTAGTACTTGTGTCCGGGCTATCCTCGTGAAATGGAGTATACACCCTGAAATAGACGACTGGCTCAATATCTAGGAGTAAAAATATACAGGTCCTAAGGGGAACCAACTTAAAACACCTTCATATCAACAATTGCACACACACGgttcaaatacacaaaatattcgcGTGACTTACAGATAAACATCTTTCGTCGTGTAGAATGTAACAGAACTTATAGTAGCCACAACAACCAACATGCACAATGAAACTGGAACGAACAACTTGATGACATGTTTTGCACCATATTTAAGTTCTTCTTCCTCGTCGTTCTGCCATTCATTTCCTGGGTTCCCAGGGTCTACAGGCCCAGGAACGATCGCGGCCGTGTCTGGCATTCCATTTTCTTGCAAAGAAGCGGtctgaaacaaaatatttatttgaaaacactGTCAATATACCTATGCTACGTTATAAACTAACCCGACTAACCCCATCTCCACTAGCAGCAGCTTGAGCATTCACATTATTTCTGGGTCGACGCTTCCGCTGGGTTCTATCGCTCAAATTCTCATTTCGGACTGTTTCCCCAATATGTGCATCCATCAGGCAGGTGTACTCGTTCGCTCGCTCACTCTCGCTTGCCTCACTATCTGACATTCACTCGAGCGTTATCTCAAACTAACATGCACTCCTAAGCACATCCACAGCTTGCAGTAAAAGAGATATTTACGAAGTTTTATTCTTCCCCTAAGGCTCGAATCATATCACAGAATTTCAAACAACTTTTTAAGCATTCCTCATGTCTCACCCTACCCACGTACACTTTCCTTCACTCACTTGACTCACGACCTCACAACGATCACAACTCTCACAACAAATCCCCGTCCAAAACAATCGAGACGCGTTTCTCCCCCTATGTTTTCATGTGGTTTGTTATTGTTTATATGTCGGTACATGTGTAACCGGGTTTGGAAAAACAGGATGAGgctgagaacctgagaagaaGAACATAAATTACTTCCGGAAGACTTGAGAAAGATGTAAAGGGAATTTTATTTCAACGTGGACGGCTGTCAGATATTATGGAAGAGTTTATTTTGGAGTGATTCAGTTCGAAAATAGCACTACTTAACGGGTTTAACTGTTTCCGGAATTATTTGGAAGGTGGATGGATATAAATGGGTGAATTTTATAGCGGTTTGAAGAAATTACCCTGTAATTTTAATTCCCCTTTTGGGCACAATCTCCGATGTTGCTTAACGACtactgtgaaataatttttctcaatgaagACGGAAGCATTTTTACTGCTACTAGTGGGGCGGATCGGAATTCCGGTTTTATAAGTGTATTCTGGAAGATTTAGTCATTGAATGATTAATCTGCTCATCTTTTTTTTTGATGGGTTGTTAAAATTCGTGGAGGTAACAACTGTTTGGTTTCGTACTATTCCTCCCTCCCATAAGGTTCTTCTGCTTACTCCGGAGGACTCGTGAATGACAATATCGCGTGTGAATATCtctatttaataatgaaaaatggctAATGTGCCAAAGatcgaaataataatttatttctgcgTGTGGTCTACaggaatattttattccatatatAAAGTATATTTAATAGGAAACAGTAAGTTCAATATTTTTGGAcctatattaatatttatgttccattgcacttAACCCTTGACTCAATTCTACAGGATTTGTTCAAAACACACAATATGATGATTTTTCTGTGGGTTGGCCTATTACAAGCCGTATGAAGGATGTGTCCGACTTCGAATGGAATTCAATGTTTCCTATGCTTTGTTCAGTATCTCCATGGTTTGTGATCCATACCTTAATGCAAGGGGTTGTGAATTCCTTGTGCAATCAGGTATTAAGGATGAAGACACACGTATgtgttttttaaagcattatttcttatttcaatgattaatatcttaaataatttcattttcagtacTTAATGCATTCTTACTTCTTGATCACAAGTACCTGCATCATATACTTTTTTGGCATATCGATTCTGCTAATGTTCTTAGTGCAACCATTGGTTTTCTTCTTGATTTTGCAATTGAGAAGTAAGGGTATGGTATGGTTATCATGTATTGGATTCCTTACCCTGCTGAACATGCATCCGGTGACTAAAATGGAGGTATGATCTGAATTCAGTATGTATTTGAATTGGAACCTCTTAATGCGATGTAGTCATTTTCTTTTATCTCCCCTAATATTTCAAATGGTGTTCTTTTTAGGAAATACATCACCTTCCCCACACATCTCAGTATTTGGTTTCAGTTACACTGTCTTGGATTCATTTACGCTGCATCAGTTTTTGCTTGGAGAAGCTATCAGTGGATTGTATTAAAAGTGCAATATGGCAGGAGGAAATTTCAAATCTGCTTGGATATGTTTTCTACCTACCATTGTTCTTTTTTGGTCCTGTCATGCTATACAAAGAGTTTTACAGGGTGAGTGGTATTGAAATTATTCTCCAATTAAAGTATGATTTACCTGCATTGGTGGATTAAGAGGgcgggcacgtgccccccttctcccccccccccaacacttaaaatatggaaaaatttttgtatatgttctgttatcattacgttcgttttgttttgagtATTATGGAgtcttaataatttaatttcatattgataactttcatgttaaaatgaagagaatatttcatttggGAACTGttattggcaacaggaatcaaagtagctgacatctggtggccaatttcagaaatgagacatggaggatcggccggtttgtttactaatgctacagcctagcggtgtgcgaaacggatgtgttttcagcaattttgtgaagcgaatactgatgtttatggtaaatctcagttgtgaataatggatgaagtaattttctccacatctgacgttttggagttcaatagagacatcaagaggtccctcgttgagggctatgaggtggaatgctgtaacctgtcatggttgaagcactgttggagtatttggttcttgcaatgggctttagcatacaaacaagcgttattaatggcatgtcacacgagatacaagcttttcagaagaaaattggcgcttctttttccgttttcgtgtgtattgtttgacgattttatcca
Encoded here:
- the LOC124167741 gene encoding presenilin-2 produces the protein MSDSEASESERANEYTCLMDAHIGETVRNENLSDRTQRKRRPRNNVNAQAAASGDGTASLQENGMPDTAAIVPGPVDPGNPGNEWQNDEEEELKYGAKHVIKLFVPVSLCMLVVVATISSVTFYTTKDVYLVYTPFHEDSPDTSTKVWNAVANSMILMGVIVLMTVILIVLYKYMCYKIIHGWLIVSSLMLLFIFSYLYLEEVLRAYNIPMDYISLSILMWNFGVVGMICIHWQGPLRLQQGYLIFVAALMALVFIKYLPEWTTWFVLGVISVWDLVAVLTPNGPLRILVETAQERNEQIFPALIYSSTFMYSYLNVVDGEEEEGERGREPTRPPRAAAVRERGMDGGDGDRQRPPQQQQQPRSSRASTENAAEADPESGFSQEWMATTENRSRQRQREIIEASGGHVGNYGATSNQPGGASRPPPGEYRELEEEERGVKLGLGDFIFYSVLVGKASSYGDWNTTLACFVAILIGLCLTLLLLAIFKKALPALPISITFGLIFYFSTREFVKPFTDSLASEQVFI